One Aphidius gifuensis isolate YNYX2018 linkage group LG3, ASM1490517v1, whole genome shotgun sequence DNA window includes the following coding sequences:
- the LOC122851023 gene encoding uncharacterized protein LOC122851023, producing the protein MGTNNQRLVNLLQVKVKNNNQQDSFTTVNIGSFIHDGIKYYVGYDVPHLFKRLLAFLRSRKPLTCDKKIIALYDDFILTFRVDRNTEGGSHLLSHIDERLHLRPNSFESMNVKRTFQMFGRRYAAAMKTAGHANLLISSKTWMETAGFIERCNDAIDALNTLTNKDEKRLNMKRVISDRNPQVENCLIDFLKWTLKWKLATGLLNQDNVEHLFSKFRQRGGNNANPTARGIRISTGHILSNGFTYKSAGCNTRKTEKESHKINNKNDSMSEEWNEEESDSEEDDDVGVLEDVDTLYGETKIKRKC; encoded by the exons ATGGGCACTAACAATCAACGCTTAGTTAATTTACTTCAagtgaaagtaaaaaataataatcaacaagatAGCTTTACAACAGTAAATATTGGTAGTTTTATTCATGATGgtattaaatattatgtaGGCTATGATGTTCCACACTTATTTAAAAGGCTTTTAGCATTTTTAAGATCACGAAAACCATTAAcctgtgataaaaaaattatagcacTGTATGATGATTTCATTTTAACATTTCGAGTGGATAGAAATACTGAAGGTGGCTCACATTTATTATCTCACATAGACGAGAGATTGCATCTGCGACCAAATAGTTTTGAATCCATGAATGTGAAAAGAACTTTTCAAATGTTTGGTCGCAGATACGCAGCAGCAATGAAAACTGcag gtcATGCAAATCTTTTGATAAGCTCCAAAACATGGATGGAAACTGCAGGATTTATCGAACGTTGTAATGATGCAATTGATGCTCTCAATACCTTAAcaaataaagatgaaaaacGTCTCAATATGAAGCGTGTTATATCTGATCGAAATCCACAAGTTGAAAATTGTCTCATAGATTTTTTAAAGTGGACATTAAAGTGGAAA CTTGCAACTGGACTGCTGAATCAAGATAATGTTGAGCatcttttttcaaaatttcgtCAACGAGGTGGAAACAATGCAAATCCAACTGCTCGAGGTATTCGAATTTCGACTGGTCATATTCTTTCAAATGGTTTTACATACAAGAGTGCTGGTTGTAATACTAGAAAAACTGAAAAAGAAT ctcataaaattaataataaaaatgattcaatGAGTGAAGAGTGGAATGAAGAAGAGAGCGACtcagaagaagatgatgacgTTGGAGTACTTGAAGATGTTGATACACTGTATGGTGaaacaaaaatcaaaagaaagtGTTGA
- the LOC122852657 gene encoding LOW QUALITY PROTEIN: protein disulfide-isomerase A3-like (The sequence of the model RefSeq protein was modified relative to this genomic sequence to represent the inferred CDS: inserted 2 bases in 2 codons): MLAKYLFIFSLALGAWAAEEDVLELTDSDFTATLDTYDNTLVMFYAPWCGHCKHLKPEFAKAAGELKRNDPPITLAKVDCTEGGKDTCGKYSVSGYPTLKIFSKSEMVSDYNGPREADGIVKYMKSQVGPASKELKGEECHKNFLETNEVSYILYTEKEDSPLAKAFHSVAKKLREKARFAHTIAKSLVEKDGFKNKIVLYRPKILQNKFEESILHYDGESNIADISDFVTKNYFGLAGIRTRDNAQSFVNPLVVAYYSVDYVKNPKGTNYWRNRILKASKNYKSFNYAISNKDDFQHELNDFGVTFAKDDKPVILARDEKXQNTLEDEFNVENFEKFLKDFDSNVLEPFIKSEPIPEDNSAPVKVVVKNYDDIITNSDKDVLIEFYAPWCGHCXKLAPIFDELGEKLVDENVVIAKFDATANDVPAQFEVRGFPTLYWIPKDAKSSPVKYEGGRELDDFVKYIAKHSSDGLKNFDRKGNAKVAKEEL, from the exons ATGTTAGCAaagtatttattcatattttctcTGGCTCTTGGAGCTTGGGCTGCTGAAGAAGATGTACTTGAACTTACGGATTCTGATTTTACAGCAACACTTGATACATATGACAATACACTCGTTATGTTTTATGCACCATg GTGTGGTCACTGCAAACATTTGAAGCCAGAATTTGCTAAAGCTGCTGGTGAATTGAAGAGAAATGATCCACCAATAACACTTGCCAAAGTTGATTGTACTGAAGGTGGTAAAGACACCTGCGGTAAATATTCTGTCTCTGGTTATccaacattgaaaattttctcaaaGAGTGAAATGGTCAGTGATTACAATGGACCAAGAGAAGCTGATGGTATTGTTAAATACATGaag agtCAAGTTGGACCAGCATCAAAAGAACTTAAAGGTGAAGAATGCCATAAAAATTTCCTTGAAACAAATGAAGTTAGTTATATTCTTTATACTGAAAAAGAAGATTCACCATTGGCCAAGGCTTTCCATTCAGTTGCTAAAAAATTACGTGAAAAAGCACGTTTTGCTCATACAATTGCAAAATCACTTGTTGAAAAAgatggttttaaaaataaaattgttttatatagaccaaaaatattacaaaataaatttgaagaatCAATTTTACACTATGATGGTGAATCAAATATTGCTGATATATCTGATTTTGTAACTAAAAATTACTTTGGTCTTGCTGGTATACGTACACGTGATAATGCACAATCATTTGTAAATCCACTTGTTGTTGCATACTACAGTGTTGATTATGTTAAAAATCCAAAAGGTACAAACTACTGGCGTAATCGTATTTTAAAAgcaagtaaaaattataaatcattcaaCTATGCAATCTCAAATAAGGATGATTTCCAACATGAATTAAATGACTTTGGTGTTACATTTGCTAAAGATGATAAACCAGTTATTCTTGCTagagatgaaa atcaaaatacgtTAGAAGATGAATTTAATGTtgaaaactttgaaaaattcttgaaaGATTTTGATAGTAATGTATTAGAACCATTTATTAAATCTGAGCCAATACCAGAAGACAATTCAGCACCAGTTAAagttgttgttaaaaattatgatgacaTTATTACAAATTCAGATAAAGATGtacttattgaattttatgcACCATGGTGTGGTCATT AAAAATTAGCAccaatatttgatgaattgGGTGAAAAATTAGTTGATGAAAATGTTGTTATTGCTAAATTTGATGCAACAGCAAATGATGTACCAGCACAATTTGAAGTACGTGGTTTTCCAACATTATACTGGATTCCAAAAGATGCCAAATCATCACCAGTCAAATATGAAGGTGGACGTGaacttgatgattttgttaAATACATTGCCAAACATTCTTCTGATGGTCTTAAAAACTTTGATCGTAAGGGTAACGccaaggttgccaaagaagaactttaa